The following are from one region of the Halomonas qaidamensis genome:
- a CDS encoding serine hydrolase domain-containing protein, translating to MPPLRCHVTSVFTLMLSAVFLSGAASVSAQQASTVLLSAEDSDPNRLGWMQGFPPAPERVIGQPDSNYFSFPKMRWTVCHFRELLPTKQVSRGLGAPVPFSYALDDAINDVTFTPIDGSEPMTWQASLNENYTDGLLILHQGQVVYETYSGCLDEAGKHGAMSVTKSMTGLLGEILVAEGALDEQALVGDILPELADSAFGSATVKQLLEMTTGLAYSEDYSDPNAEIWAYNAAASPLPKPDDYTGPRTYYEYLATVEPEGEHGQVFGYKTINTDALGWVIARTAGESVTSLLSSRIWQRMGAEQDGYFTVDSIGTPFAGGGLSAGLRDMARIGQLVLNEGVMNGERLFPAAAVERIRQGGDRQAFAAAGYRYLPGGSYRGMWWSLHNEHGAFAARGVHGQTIYIDPTAEMVIVRFASHPVAGNAANDPTSLPAYQAVAEYLMEQSATP from the coding sequence ATGCCACCTCTACGCTGCCACGTTACCTCTGTATTCACGCTTATGCTTTCCGCTGTGTTCCTTAGTGGGGCAGCCTCTGTTAGCGCCCAGCAGGCCAGCACCGTGTTGTTAAGTGCTGAAGATTCTGACCCTAACCGCTTGGGATGGATGCAGGGCTTTCCGCCCGCCCCAGAGCGGGTGATTGGCCAGCCGGACTCTAACTACTTTAGCTTCCCCAAAATGCGCTGGACGGTGTGTCACTTCCGTGAGCTATTGCCTACTAAGCAGGTTAGTCGTGGTTTGGGCGCTCCGGTGCCGTTTAGCTATGCATTAGACGATGCAATCAATGATGTTACTTTTACGCCGATAGACGGCAGCGAACCTATGACATGGCAGGCATCGCTAAACGAAAACTACACCGATGGTCTGCTGATTCTTCATCAGGGGCAGGTGGTGTATGAGACCTATTCCGGCTGTTTGGATGAAGCGGGCAAGCATGGCGCAATGTCGGTTACTAAATCCATGACTGGGCTGCTAGGTGAAATTCTAGTGGCCGAAGGCGCACTGGATGAGCAGGCGCTGGTAGGCGATATTTTGCCAGAACTGGCCGACAGTGCTTTTGGTAGCGCCACCGTAAAACAGCTACTTGAGATGACCACGGGCCTTGCTTACAGCGAAGATTACAGCGACCCCAATGCTGAAATCTGGGCTTACAATGCAGCAGCAAGCCCACTACCTAAGCCAGACGATTACACCGGGCCGCGCACTTATTACGAATATTTAGCGACGGTAGAGCCGGAAGGTGAGCATGGGCAGGTATTTGGCTATAAAACAATCAACACCGATGCGCTGGGGTGGGTAATTGCGCGTACCGCGGGGGAGTCGGTGACATCGCTGCTTTCATCACGCATCTGGCAACGTATGGGGGCTGAACAGGATGGCTACTTTACCGTGGACTCTATCGGTACGCCGTTTGCGGGTGGCGGCTTAAGTGCAGGCCTGAGGGACATGGCCAGGATAGGACAGCTAGTGCTTAATGAAGGTGTGATGAATGGCGAGCGGCTATTTCCTGCAGCGGCCGTTGAGCGTATTCGTCAAGGGGGGGACAGACAGGCATTTGCCGCCGCGGGTTACCGCTATTTGCCGGGTGGCAGCTACCGAGGTATGTGGTGGTCGCTGCATAACGAACATGGTGCCTTTGCTGCGAGAGGCGTGCATGGGCAAACGATTTACATTGATCCCACCGCTGAGATGGTCATTGTGCGCTTTGCCTCGCACCCAGTGGCGGGCAATGCGGCGAACGACCCCACTTCACTGCCCGCGTATCAAGCCGTCGCGGAGTATTTGATGGAGCAATCAGCGACGCCTTAA
- a CDS encoding Crp/Fnr family transcriptional regulator, with protein sequence MLEPHVFQKNALLGLLPEEELRRLMPHFEEVALTLGQSLCESGQHMNHVYFPLDSIVSLLCVMENGASTEIAVVGYEGVVGVSLFMGGETTPSRAIVQSAGKALRLKGQLLKNEFYRAGTMQRLLLRYTQALLTQMAQTAVCNRHHNLDQQLCRWLLLSLDRLWGNELIMTQELIANMLGVRREGVTEAAGKLQRAGLIAYHRGHINVLDRQGLEERVCECYSVVKDEYDRLLNHHNVM encoded by the coding sequence ATGCTTGAACCGCATGTTTTTCAGAAAAATGCATTGCTTGGCTTATTACCAGAGGAAGAACTAAGACGCCTAATGCCCCACTTTGAGGAGGTGGCGCTTACCTTGGGGCAGTCACTATGTGAATCAGGACAGCACATGAATCATGTCTACTTTCCGCTGGACTCCATCGTCTCGTTGCTATGCGTAATGGAGAACGGTGCCTCAACGGAAATCGCCGTTGTCGGCTATGAAGGAGTCGTGGGCGTGTCGCTATTTATGGGCGGTGAGACCACGCCCAGCCGAGCGATTGTGCAGAGTGCTGGAAAGGCGTTACGTCTAAAGGGCCAGCTGCTCAAAAACGAGTTCTACCGCGCAGGAACCATGCAGCGACTGCTGTTACGCTATACCCAAGCCCTGCTAACACAAATGGCTCAAACGGCGGTTTGCAATCGCCACCATAATCTTGATCAGCAGCTATGCCGCTGGCTACTACTCAGCCTAGACCGGCTGTGGGGCAATGAACTGATCATGACACAGGAATTAATTGCCAACATGCTGGGCGTTCGTCGTGAGGGGGTTACCGAAGCAGCAGGTAAACTGCAAAGGGCTGGCCTGATCGCTTATCACCGTGGGCATATTAATGTGTTGGATCGGCAAGGCCTTGAAGAGCGTGTATGTGAGTGCTATTCGGTCGTCAAAGACGAGTACGACCGCCTGCTTAACCACCATAACGTTATGTGA
- a CDS encoding Crp/Fnr family transcriptional regulator — translation MTSVFHATDANQLLAELPTAERDALMAICDTVQLSFGEVLFQPTDTITHVYFPIDSFISQIVILTMDSRLEVSMAGREGMLGISLVLGIAETPLLALIQGEGLALRINAASFQQLLLNAPVLHQRLKRYLYVVISQLANSAACIHFHRIEERLARWLLMTQDRAKSDSLQLTHEFLAMMLGVRRAGITLAAIALQTRGLIRYHRGEIIIIDRSGLIKAACKCYTDDCALYTRMLMR, via the coding sequence ATGACATCTGTTTTTCACGCTACCGATGCCAATCAATTACTAGCTGAGCTACCTACCGCTGAGCGGGATGCGTTGATGGCCATCTGCGACACCGTACAGCTCTCATTTGGAGAAGTGCTGTTCCAGCCCACCGATACCATCACCCATGTCTACTTCCCCATCGATAGCTTCATTTCACAGATTGTTATTCTGACGATGGACAGCCGGCTGGAAGTCTCGATGGCAGGACGTGAGGGCATGCTAGGCATTTCACTGGTGCTCGGTATCGCAGAAACACCGTTGCTCGCATTAATCCAAGGTGAAGGGCTAGCTCTGCGCATTAACGCGGCCAGCTTTCAACAGCTGCTGCTAAACGCACCTGTATTGCACCAGCGGCTAAAACGATACCTCTACGTGGTTATCAGCCAACTGGCTAACTCAGCGGCCTGTATTCATTTTCATCGAATTGAAGAGCGCCTCGCCCGCTGGCTTTTAATGACCCAAGATCGCGCCAAGTCGGATAGCCTGCAGCTGACCCACGAGTTTTTAGCCATGATGCTAGGCGTACGCCGAGCTGGTATTACGCTCGCGGCCATTGCGCTGCAAACACGCGGCCTTATCCGTTATCACCGTGGTGAAATTATCATCATTGATCGCTCAGGCTTAATCAAAGCCGCCTGCAAATGCTATACCGATGACTGCGCACTTTATACTAGGATGTTGATGCGCTAG
- a CDS encoding peptidase associated/transthyretin-like domain-containing protein, with translation MLKMTAAIATVSLMTGCATIVGEKEQSITINSSPSNANVIITDERSMQVHSGNTPTTVQLRKSDGSYFGGKTYTVEIAKEGYESRTMMINSSPNGWYIGGNIIFGGLIGWLIVDPLTGAMYNLTPDTLNASLGEGVATTTDGDSEITLVLIEDVPTHMLDEMQYLGKI, from the coding sequence ATGCTTAAGATGACTGCTGCTATTGCCACCGTATCGTTGATGACAGGGTGCGCCACTATTGTAGGCGAAAAGGAGCAAAGCATCACGATCAACAGCAGTCCGAGCAATGCAAATGTGATAATTACGGATGAGCGCAGTATGCAAGTGCATTCCGGAAATACACCAACAACAGTGCAGTTGCGTAAATCGGATGGAAGCTATTTCGGCGGTAAAACATATACCGTTGAGATTGCCAAAGAGGGTTATGAAAGCCGCACAATGATGATTAACTCCAGCCCCAATGGTTGGTATATCGGCGGAAACATAATTTTCGGTGGTCTAATTGGTTGGTTAATTGTCGACCCTCTTACTGGCGCAATGTACAACCTTACGCCTGATACTCTCAATGCATCGCTAGGTGAAGGCGTAGCTACCACTACCGATGGCGACTCTGAAATCACGTTGGTACTGATTGAAGATGTACCTACTCACATGCTGGATGAGATGCAGTACTTGGGTAAAATTTAA
- a CDS encoding gamma-glutamylcyclotransferase family protein has translation MLCFAYGSNMSTKRLAARIPARFVTTALLPSYRLAFHQRGGDGSGKCDIVPASEQSAVYGVIWEVASHHKLTLDRYEGLNVAYDETWLTVTDLTGEGQFEVQAYVGKTSAIGMRPYSWYKHHVLAGACEHGLPAAYIRALERIEAHQDPDNERHALEMALHELDEPLIRGHHG, from the coding sequence ATGCTCTGCTTTGCATACGGCTCTAACATGTCTACCAAGCGCTTAGCAGCCCGCATTCCGGCACGCTTTGTGACTACTGCCCTGCTGCCCTCCTATCGCCTTGCTTTTCACCAGCGTGGCGGGGACGGTTCAGGCAAATGTGATATCGTGCCAGCATCAGAGCAATCAGCCGTGTATGGCGTAATTTGGGAAGTAGCTTCTCACCACAAATTGACATTAGACCGCTATGAAGGACTTAACGTTGCCTACGATGAAACCTGGCTAACGGTGACAGACCTCACTGGCGAAGGGCAGTTTGAAGTGCAAGCGTATGTTGGCAAAACGAGCGCTATCGGTATGCGACCTTATAGCTGGTACAAGCATCATGTATTGGCCGGTGCGTGTGAGCATGGCCTGCCAGCAGCTTATATTCGTGCACTTGAGCGCATAGAAGCCCACCAAGACCCCGATAACGAACGCCACGCACTTGAAATGGCCCTACACGAGCTCGATGAGCCGTTAATCAGGGGGCATCATGGATAA
- a CDS encoding opioid growth factor receptor-related protein, whose amino-acid sequence MDNDARLLAFYYGEGHDHKGRHLDDIWALSSFWLEHTHDYIQWLFPIPEAGRFNGFAPLLTPKIQAAFEHEARLRQHQQRSLDVMLAFYGLQRDDSVITAQPTLSIQTYNWLKAGGHNHLRITRIIRSLALCHQPNIASALQHAVIDNGTRHGVVSETSIQFWRNAI is encoded by the coding sequence ATGGATAATGATGCACGCTTACTCGCGTTTTATTATGGGGAGGGTCACGACCATAAAGGGCGCCATCTTGACGATATCTGGGCACTTTCTTCATTCTGGTTAGAACATACCCACGACTATATACAGTGGCTATTTCCAATTCCTGAAGCAGGCCGTTTTAATGGCTTTGCGCCGCTATTAACTCCTAAGATACAAGCAGCGTTTGAGCATGAAGCGCGTTTACGCCAACACCAGCAGCGCTCGCTTGATGTGATGCTAGCCTTCTATGGACTTCAGCGTGACGATAGCGTCATAACCGCTCAGCCCACCTTGTCAATTCAGACGTATAATTGGTTAAAAGCCGGTGGCCACAATCACCTGCGTATCACCCGCATCATTCGGTCGTTAGCGCTATGTCACCAGCCAAATATTGCAAGCGCGTTGCAGCACGCCGTTATCGATAATGGCACTCGTCATGGTGTGGTATCGGAAACGTCAATCCAGTTTTGGCGAAACGCCATTTAA
- a CDS encoding DUF411 domain-containing protein, with translation MFKNPQCGCCDEYARQLEDRGVTVKIVDNIEVGKIKQSIGLPYDLGSCHTLQMGDYAIEGHVPFEAVEKLFEERPDTRGIGLAGMPIGTPGMPGPKQGDWDVYQFRNGEAAHFMTL, from the coding sequence ATGTTTAAGAACCCACAATGTGGCTGCTGTGACGAATACGCTCGACAACTTGAGGATCGCGGGGTAACGGTGAAGATCGTCGACAATATTGAAGTGGGCAAGATCAAACAGAGCATCGGCCTGCCTTATGATCTCGGCTCCTGCCACACCCTCCAAATGGGCGACTACGCCATCGAAGGGCACGTACCCTTCGAAGCAGTGGAGAAGCTCTTTGAGGAACGCCCGGACACCCGTGGCATCGGCCTAGCTGGCATGCCTATCGGCACCCCCGGCATGCCGGGGCCCAAACAGGGTGACTGGGATGTCTATCAGTTCCGCAACGGAGAGGCCGCGCACTTCATGACCCTCTGA